From one Macellibacteroides fermentans genomic stretch:
- a CDS encoding AraC family transcriptional regulator encodes MKESSADQLKYLSINSQDEDWGIVVTTVGYQFIPPEGQYPQSAHPESYNFKPQTGRILNEYQLVYIIKGNGYFSSQSVRKQRISAGTMILLFPGEWHSYYPDKQTGWDEYWVGFRGVHIDKRVEKRFFTKEEPLHSIGISATIVGLYQDILRFASQEKAGYQPMISSIVLHILGSVYYKERNNSFTDSYAVEKINEARILMKNMVEKSPSPEQVAAEIGVGYSWFRRMFKEYTGTSPAQYQLQQKLLRAKELLTTSGKSISEIAFVLNFENPGQFSTFFRKKEGVTPSEFRERVH; translated from the coding sequence ATGAAAGAATCTTCGGCTGATCAGCTAAAATATTTATCTATCAATTCGCAGGATGAAGACTGGGGAATTGTGGTGACCACCGTAGGGTATCAGTTTATACCACCGGAGGGGCAGTATCCTCAATCAGCCCATCCGGAGTCGTACAATTTCAAACCTCAGACCGGCAGAATATTAAATGAATATCAGCTGGTTTATATCATAAAGGGTAATGGATACTTTTCGTCGCAGTCGGTCAGGAAACAACGGATTTCCGCCGGTACGATGATTTTGCTCTTTCCGGGCGAATGGCACAGCTATTATCCCGACAAGCAGACTGGGTGGGATGAGTACTGGGTAGGATTCCGGGGAGTTCATATAGATAAACGGGTGGAGAAAAGGTTCTTCACCAAAGAAGAGCCGTTGCATTCGATAGGGATAAGTGCCACAATTGTAGGCTTGTATCAAGATATATTACGCTTTGCCAGTCAGGAGAAGGCGGGTTATCAGCCCATGATTTCGAGTATTGTGCTTCATATTTTAGGAAGTGTTTATTATAAGGAAAGAAATAACTCTTTTACCGACTCCTACGCCGTAGAAAAAATAAACGAGGCACGTATCCTGATGAAAAACATGGTGGAGAAATCTCCCTCACCGGAACAGGTTGCAGCCGAGATCGGGGTGGGTTACTCTTGGTTCCGGCGGATGTTCAAGGAATATACAGGCACTTCGCCTGCCCAGTATCAACTACAACAAAAGCTATTGCGTGCCAAGGAGCTGCTTACCACCTCGGGCAAAAGTATCTCTGAGATTGCGTTTGTACTGAACTTTGAGAATCCGGGACAGTTCTCTACCTTTTTCCGCAAAAAAGAGGGGGTGACTCCTTCTGAGTTTCGGGAAAGAGTCCATTGA
- a CDS encoding Dps family protein encodes MKTLDFIKLNAGSAEKVVGSLQQLLADYQVFYANLRGFHWNIKGSQFFVLHKQFEEMYDDVAEKVDELAERILMLGGVPVNNFSQYLKVSKVKEVSGVSSASESLKHVLDTYSYLIGEERALLSLASESGDEVTVALMSDYLKEQEKLVWMLVAYASESK; translated from the coding sequence ATGAAAACATTAGATTTTATCAAATTAAACGCAGGTTCAGCAGAAAAAGTAGTTGGTTCATTGCAACAGTTGTTGGCGGATTATCAAGTGTTTTATGCAAACCTGAGAGGTTTTCACTGGAACATCAAAGGATCACAATTCTTTGTCTTGCACAAACAATTTGAGGAGATGTATGATGATGTAGCCGAAAAGGTGGATGAATTGGCAGAACGTATCCTTATGTTGGGAGGAGTACCCGTAAATAACTTCAGCCAATATCTGAAAGTCTCTAAGGTGAAAGAGGTAAGCGGCGTATCATCTGCTTCCGAATCACTGAAACATGTACTTGATACTTACAGCTACCTGATTGGTGAAGAACGCGCGTTGTTGTCGTTAGCTTCCGAATCTGGAGACGAGGTAACGGTTGCCTTGATGAGCGATTATCTCAAAGAACAGGAAAAACTTGTGTGGATGCTTGTAGCATACGCTTCAGAAAGTAAATAA